A section of the bacterium genome encodes:
- a CDS encoding protein-L-isoaspartate(D-aspartate) O-methyltransferase, which yields MNGLPLAESPDTVRERLRMVELIERRGVADPAVLAAMRRVPRHLFIPEPFLRGADPYGDHPAPIGRGQTISQPYMVAYMSAVLELRPGEKVLEVGTGSGYQAAVLAELGAEVFTLEVVPELAAHARRALDRAGYGRVRVRTGNGCRGWEEEAPFDAVLAACAPERIPPALGGQLREGGRMAIPVGSPAGELLFCRRRGGRLECRREFGVVFVPMVDTEPPGA from the coding sequence ATGAACGGCCTTCCTCTCGCCGAGAGCCCCGACACGGTCCGGGAGCGCCTGCGCATGGTCGAGCTGATCGAGCGCCGGGGGGTGGCGGACCCGGCCGTGCTCGCGGCCATGCGCCGGGTCCCGCGGCACCTCTTCATCCCCGAGCCCTTCCTCCGCGGGGCCGACCCCTACGGGGACCATCCCGCCCCCATCGGCCGCGGCCAGACCATCTCCCAGCCCTACATGGTGGCCTACATGTCCGCGGTCCTGGAACTGCGCCCGGGGGAAAAGGTCCTCGAGGTCGGGACCGGCTCGGGGTACCAGGCCGCCGTCCTGGCCGAACTGGGTGCGGAGGTCTTCACCCTGGAAGTGGTGCCGGAGCTGGCCGCCCACGCCCGGCGGGCCCTGGATCGGGCCGGCTACGGACGCGTCCGGGTCCGGACCGGCAACGGCTGCCGGGGATGGGAGGAGGAAGCCCCCTTCGACGCCGTCCTCGCCGCCTGCGCCCCGGAGCGGATTCCCCCCGCCCTGGGCGGGCAGCTCCGGGAGGGGGGAAGGATGGCGATCCCGGTGGGGTCGCCCGCCGGGGAGCTGCTTTTCTGCCGCCGCCGCGGCGGCCGGCTCGAATGCCGCCGGGAGTTCGGGGTGGTGTTCGTGCCCATGGTCGACACCGAACCGCCGGGGGCCTGA
- the tkt gene encoding transketolase: MKFDRLDAECVNTIRFLAVDGVQQADSGHPGLPMGAAPAAYVLWDRFLKFDPGRPDWFDRDRFVLSAGHGSMLLYSLLHLYGFPLSLDELKRFRQWGSLTPGHPEAFHTPGVEATTGPLGQGLSNAVGMAAAEAHLAARFNRPGHAVVDHYTYVLAGDGDLMEGVTAEACSLAGHLKLGKLIVLYDDNLISLAGTTSLSFSENVPERFRAYGWQTLSVEDGNDLDALAAALEEARSDGGRPSLISIRTQIGYGSPAKQDSYKAHGSPLGPEEVAAAKRNLGWPEEPAFYVPPEAGERFLGARERGSAASSRWDEALEAYAREFPAAAAELRRRMAGELPEGWEEAIPSFSESLPTRKAGGAVLQALGEAVPELVGGSADLNPSTLTELAGAGDFEAPERPRRLQGAAGGVWGYAGRNVHFGVREHAMGSIGVGMALHGGVIPFVSTFLVFADYMRPPLRLAALTGLRVIHVFTHDSIALGEDGPTHQPVEQIMNLRAVPNMTVIRPADANEAAAAWRAALRHRAGPVVLVFSRQKLRLLDRKKYAPAEELERGAYVLWQSKEGDPDLVMIATGSEVAPTLDAGALLAADGIGVRVVSMPCWELFEAQPREYRDRVLPPGVAARVSVEAGVTLGWQRYVGLKGRAIGIDRFGASAPASILLEEFGFTPERIAAAARELLGR; the protein is encoded by the coding sequence ATGAAATTCGACCGGCTCGACGCCGAGTGCGTCAATACCATTCGTTTCCTGGCGGTGGACGGGGTTCAGCAGGCCGACTCCGGCCACCCGGGGCTCCCCATGGGGGCCGCCCCCGCGGCCTACGTCCTCTGGGACCGCTTCCTCAAGTTCGATCCGGGGCGCCCGGACTGGTTCGACCGCGACCGGTTCGTCCTCTCCGCCGGACACGGCTCCATGCTGCTCTACTCCCTGCTGCACCTCTACGGATTTCCCCTCTCCCTGGACGAACTCAAGCGGTTCCGGCAGTGGGGGAGCCTGACCCCGGGGCATCCCGAGGCCTTTCACACCCCCGGTGTGGAGGCGACGACCGGCCCGCTGGGCCAGGGCTTGAGCAACGCCGTGGGCATGGCCGCGGCCGAAGCGCATCTGGCCGCCCGCTTCAACCGCCCCGGCCACGCCGTCGTCGACCACTACACCTACGTCCTGGCCGGCGACGGCGACCTCATGGAGGGGGTGACGGCGGAAGCCTGCTCCCTGGCCGGGCACCTGAAGCTGGGCAAGCTGATCGTCCTCTACGACGACAACCTCATCTCCCTGGCGGGGACGACCTCGCTCTCCTTCTCCGAAAACGTCCCGGAACGCTTCCGGGCCTACGGCTGGCAGACCCTCTCGGTGGAAGACGGCAACGACCTGGACGCGCTCGCCGCGGCGCTGGAGGAAGCCCGCTCCGACGGCGGCCGCCCCTCCCTGATCTCGATCCGGACCCAGATCGGCTACGGCTCTCCCGCCAAGCAGGACAGCTACAAGGCCCACGGGTCACCCCTGGGCCCGGAGGAGGTGGCCGCGGCCAAGCGGAACCTGGGCTGGCCCGAGGAGCCGGCTTTCTACGTCCCCCCCGAGGCCGGGGAACGCTTTCTCGGCGCCCGGGAACGCGGGTCGGCCGCTTCCTCCCGATGGGACGAGGCCCTGGAGGCGTACGCGCGGGAGTTCCCGGCCGCGGCCGCGGAACTGCGCCGGAGGATGGCGGGCGAACTCCCGGAGGGCTGGGAAGAGGCGATCCCGTCGTTTTCCGAAAGCCTACCCACCCGCAAGGCCGGCGGCGCGGTCCTCCAGGCCCTGGGGGAAGCGGTCCCGGAACTGGTGGGCGGATCGGCCGACCTCAACCCCTCGACCCTGACCGAACTGGCCGGCGCCGGAGATTTCGAGGCCCCGGAACGCCCCCGCCGCCTGCAGGGAGCGGCCGGGGGGGTGTGGGGCTACGCCGGCCGCAACGTCCACTTCGGCGTCCGCGAGCACGCCATGGGGTCGATCGGGGTGGGGATGGCTTTGCACGGCGGCGTCATCCCCTTCGTCTCCACCTTCCTGGTCTTCGCCGACTACATGCGGCCGCCCCTGCGGCTGGCGGCGCTCACCGGCTTGCGGGTGATCCACGTCTTCACCCACGACAGCATCGCCCTGGGGGAGGACGGCCCCACCCACCAGCCGGTCGAGCAGATCATGAACCTGCGCGCCGTCCCCAACATGACCGTCATCCGTCCCGCCGACGCCAACGAGGCCGCGGCCGCCTGGCGCGCGGCGCTGCGGCACCGCGCCGGACCGGTGGTCCTGGTTTTCTCCCGCCAGAAACTCCGGCTCCTGGACCGGAAGAAATACGCTCCCGCCGAGGAACTGGAGCGGGGCGCCTACGTCCTCTGGCAGTCGAAGGAGGGCGACCCCGACCTGGTCATGATCGCCACCGGCTCGGAAGTGGCTCCGACCCTCGATGCCGGGGCCCTGCTCGCCGCCGACGGGATCGGCGTCCGGGTGGTTTCGATGCCGTGCTGGGAGCTCTTCGAGGCCCAGCCGCGCGAATACCGGGACCGGGTGCTCCCCCCCGGCGTCGCCGCCCGGGTTTCGGTGGAAGCCGGCGTGACCCTGGGCTGGCAGCGCTACGTGGGGCTGAAGGGCCGGGCCATCGGGATCGACCGGTTCGGGGCCAGCGCCCCGGCGTCGATCCTCCTCGAGGAGTTCGGGTTCACCCCGGAACGCATCGCCGCCGCGGCCCGGGAACTGCTGGGGCGCTAG
- a CDS encoding metallophosphoesterase family protein — MNGGAATGNPLVGVISDTHGRLPRWVFEHFRGVDLILHAGDIGHPKVIAELEALAPVVAVPGNSDRGAWAWEMPLSRCVTAGGRRILLVHDLAGMPDPPPGTAVVVHGHTHRSGSEYKDGVLYLNPGSPVRPRGEHPSIARLRPTQNPPQAEIIRL; from the coding sequence ATGAACGGCGGCGCGGCGACAGGCAATCCCCTGGTGGGGGTGATCTCCGACACCCACGGGCGCCTTCCCCGGTGGGTCTTCGAGCATTTCCGGGGCGTCGACCTCATCCTCCACGCCGGCGACATCGGCCACCCCAAGGTGATCGCGGAGCTGGAAGCGCTGGCCCCGGTGGTCGCCGTTCCCGGGAACAGCGACCGGGGCGCCTGGGCCTGGGAGATGCCCCTGTCCCGGTGCGTGACGGCGGGGGGCCGGCGGATCCTGCTCGTGCACGACCTGGCGGGGATGCCCGACCCGCCCCCGGGCACGGCGGTCGTGGTCCACGGCCACACCCACCGGTCCGGCTCCGAATATAAAGACGGGGTCCTCTACCTCAACCCGGGGAGCCCCGTCCGGCCCCGGGGGGAGCACCCGTCGATCGCCCGGCTCCGGCCCACGCAGAATCCGCCCCAGGCGGAGATCATCCGGCTCTAA
- the pepF gene encoding oligoendopeptidase F, with protein sequence MKTVPPRQAVPARDRWDLTAVFASAGDWEKLYRELEGRLPGYAEIRGKAGESAAALRRSLDFDLAANRDLERLYLYAHLRADEDLGDQEAQGRLQRIVSLHARLGEASGFLVPEIQAVPPERMREFASDPALEGCGFLLEKILRWGPHTRSAEVEEVLAASGPAVGAVGDAFRQLTDADFRFGTVRDRRGEKAELSHGNFQRFLLSPSRRVRAAAYRAYYREFSRHRHGLAAMLAGSVRGDHFYARARGFSSCRAAALFGDAVGEEVYDGLVEGVRGGLPHLFDYLRFRRRRLGLRKLRPWDVSCPLAGRADFHMEYEEAVSVCLEALAPLGEEYVEVLGRGLREGWVDRYENRGKRSGAYSSSCFDAHPYILLNYDPGSPAGVYTLAHEAGHAMHSWFSNRAQPYRYHAYRIFVAEVASTCNELLLSRLLLRRRRDDPAMRFFILNRDVDNFRATLYRQTMFAEFELALHRAAEEYRPLTLEVMLEAYRGLLADYWGGEMEIDGLLPLECLRIPHFYSAFYVYQYATGLAAASDLASRLSDGDRGAAEAYVGFLSLGGSRHPLDALRAAGVDMASPEPVAAAVAAFAGMVRDLEKTGEETGAGIRAG encoded by the coding sequence GTGAAAACGGTCCCCCCCCGCCAAGCCGTCCCCGCCCGGGACCGCTGGGACCTGACCGCCGTTTTCGCCTCCGCCGGGGACTGGGAGAAACTCTACCGCGAACTCGAAGGCCGGCTGCCGGGCTACGCGGAGATCCGGGGGAAGGCGGGGGAGTCGGCCGCGGCCCTGCGCCGGTCGCTCGATTTCGACCTGGCGGCGAACCGCGACCTGGAACGGCTCTACCTCTACGCCCATCTCCGCGCCGACGAGGACCTGGGCGACCAGGAAGCCCAGGGCCGGCTGCAGCGGATCGTCTCCCTCCACGCCCGGTTGGGGGAAGCCTCGGGGTTCCTGGTCCCCGAGATCCAGGCCGTGCCCCCGGAGCGGATGAGGGAGTTCGCCTCCGACCCCGCCCTGGAGGGGTGCGGGTTCCTCCTGGAGAAGATCCTGCGCTGGGGGCCCCACACCCGTTCGGCCGAGGTGGAGGAGGTCCTGGCGGCCTCCGGGCCCGCCGTGGGCGCCGTCGGCGACGCCTTCCGCCAGTTGACCGACGCCGATTTCCGTTTCGGGACCGTGCGCGACCGCCGCGGCGAAAAGGCGGAACTCAGTCACGGGAACTTCCAGCGCTTCCTCCTCTCCCCGTCGCGCCGGGTGCGCGCCGCCGCTTACCGCGCCTACTACCGGGAGTTTTCCCGCCACCGCCACGGCCTGGCGGCGATGCTGGCCGGGTCCGTCCGGGGGGACCACTTTTACGCCCGCGCCCGCGGGTTCTCTTCCTGCCGCGCCGCCGCCCTCTTCGGGGATGCCGTGGGCGAGGAGGTCTACGACGGCCTGGTCGAGGGGGTCAGGGGCGGCCTCCCCCACCTCTTCGACTACCTGCGCTTCCGCCGCCGCCGCCTGGGGCTGAGGAAGCTGCGCCCCTGGGACGTCTCCTGCCCGCTGGCCGGACGCGCCGACTTCCACATGGAGTACGAGGAAGCGGTTTCGGTCTGCCTGGAGGCACTGGCCCCCCTGGGGGAGGAGTACGTCGAGGTCCTGGGGCGGGGCCTGCGGGAAGGGTGGGTCGACCGCTACGAGAACCGGGGGAAGCGCAGCGGCGCCTATTCCTCCTCCTGCTTCGACGCCCACCCCTACATCCTCCTCAACTACGACCCCGGCAGCCCCGCCGGGGTCTACACCCTGGCCCACGAGGCCGGCCACGCCATGCACAGCTGGTTTTCCAACCGGGCCCAGCCCTACCGCTACCACGCCTACCGGATCTTCGTCGCCGAGGTGGCCTCGACCTGCAACGAGCTCCTGCTCAGCCGGCTGCTGCTGCGGCGCCGGCGGGACGATCCCGCCATGCGCTTCTTCATCCTCAACCGCGACGTCGACAACTTCCGCGCCACCCTCTACCGCCAGACCATGTTCGCCGAGTTCGAGCTTGCCCTCCACCGCGCCGCCGAGGAGTACCGCCCTCTCACCCTGGAGGTCATGCTCGAAGCCTACCGCGGCCTGCTCGCCGACTACTGGGGCGGGGAGATGGAGATCGACGGGCTGCTCCCCCTGGAGTGCCTGCGCATCCCCCACTTTTACTCGGCTTTTTACGTCTACCAGTACGCCACCGGCCTCGCTGCCGCCTCCGACCTCGCCTCCCGCCTGTCCGACGGCGACCGGGGCGCCGCCGAGGCCTACGTCGGTTTCCTCTCCCTGGGGGGGAGCCGGCACCCCCTGGACGCGCTGCGGGCGGCGGGGGTGGACATGGCCTCCCCGGAACCGGTGGCCGCGGCCGTCGCCGCTTTCGCCGGGATGGTCCGGGACCTGGAGAAGACGGGGGAGGAGACCGGAGCCGGGATTAGAGCCGGATGA
- a CDS encoding lysophospholipid acyltransferase family protein, with protein sequence MSFREQAAARIKIWLTHAALAVVGGAGFFFFRGPFNFTRVLGRKNVPRQGHNVLFVSNHVSMYDSVLIAVCAYFPAVIFHPSRPPFNFAAEENFFFTWYARVLFKLLRTVPVKRGRRDPFLMRKYINFLEKNNILIFYQGGRSYDLGKIKSGPAFVIAEAETPPIVIPIYHRGMERIFPRGGPGTNGPARWIPMRLFRRPVIYYGKPVDFSDLRALEDKREKIALVNRRIVETIEALAASVTERLGPRG encoded by the coding sequence ATGTCGTTCCGGGAACAGGCCGCGGCTCGTATCAAGATCTGGCTGACGCACGCCGCCCTGGCCGTGGTCGGGGGGGCCGGGTTCTTCTTCTTCCGGGGGCCGTTCAATTTCACCCGGGTCCTGGGGAGGAAGAACGTGCCCCGGCAGGGCCACAACGTCCTCTTCGTCTCCAACCACGTTTCCATGTACGACTCGGTTCTCATCGCCGTCTGCGCCTACTTCCCGGCGGTGATCTTTCACCCCTCCCGGCCCCCCTTCAATTTCGCCGCCGAGGAAAATTTCTTCTTCACCTGGTACGCGCGCGTCCTCTTCAAGCTCCTGCGCACGGTCCCGGTCAAGCGCGGCCGGCGCGACCCTTTCCTCATGCGCAAGTACATCAACTTCCTGGAGAAGAACAACATCCTCATCTTCTACCAGGGGGGGCGGAGCTACGACCTGGGGAAGATCAAGTCCGGCCCCGCCTTCGTCATCGCCGAGGCGGAGACGCCCCCGATCGTCATCCCCATCTACCACCGGGGGATGGAGCGGATCTTCCCCCGTGGCGGCCCCGGCACCAACGGCCCGGCGCGCTGGATCCCGATGCGGCTTTTCCGGCGCCCCGTCATCTATTACGGGAAGCCCGTCGATTTCAGCGACCTGCGCGCCCTCGAGGACAAGCGGGAGAAGATCGCGCTCGTCAACCGGCGCATCGTGGAGACGATCGAAGCGCTGGCCGCGTCCGTGACCGAGCGGCTCGGGCCCCGGGGATGA
- a CDS encoding BamA/TamA family outer membrane protein, producing the protein MSARFLILLAAAAWVPAAAASGAGKTAPWNYTVAFKGVDDPELAAALEAASETAGRTGHPPLTLGMLKRRVENDAETLQKVLRAQGYFAAGIGSEIDPTRRPLRVVFRIRTGKRFRLGEIAVEAAGAELQLPSPRELGLIPGDPARSAAVIEGRRRLLESAARSGFPLAEIAGEEVTVDHATGLMNVSFRLDPGPEARFGTASVAGIDSVEERFVLEKISWREGDRFDPRALEELRKELVETGLFSLVRVGYPRRLDAEGRLPVTIEVQERKHRTIKIGAGYRTDIGPEAKFSWEDRNIFGSGERLGLDAAVSPIEYAAASWLRIPDFLRRRQTLNLGAEVGRDEPDAYTSDRVEVSAIVERVIGPTFLVGGGAGAKAARVRQLGTTDRYLLIMMPLYAEWDTTNDLLDADRGWRLRFQISPNLDPVDTGTRFLQGLVSCNRYLRIFSAPDLTAAARAAVGATLGPGVFSIPADERFYAGGGGSVRGYAYQSAGPLSADDTPEGGKSLAEVNLELRWRIVPAFGAVAFLDGGTAFTRSYPDFGEQSLLWGAGLGVRYFSPVGPFRLDGAVPLNRRKGVDDAFQIYISLGQAF; encoded by the coding sequence ATGTCCGCCCGTTTCCTGATCCTGCTGGCGGCGGCGGCGTGGGTCCCGGCGGCGGCGGCGAGCGGGGCGGGCAAAACCGCTCCCTGGAACTACACGGTCGCCTTCAAGGGCGTCGACGACCCGGAACTGGCCGCCGCCCTGGAAGCGGCCTCGGAAACGGCGGGGAGGACCGGGCACCCTCCCCTCACCCTGGGGATGCTCAAGCGCCGGGTGGAGAACGACGCGGAAACGCTGCAGAAGGTTCTGCGCGCCCAGGGCTACTTCGCCGCCGGGATCGGTTCCGAGATCGATCCGACCCGGCGCCCCCTGCGGGTGGTCTTCCGGATCCGGACCGGCAAGCGGTTCCGGCTGGGAGAGATCGCGGTCGAGGCGGCGGGCGCCGAGCTTCAACTTCCTTCGCCCCGGGAGCTGGGCCTGATCCCGGGGGACCCGGCCCGGAGCGCGGCGGTGATCGAGGGCCGCCGGCGCCTGCTCGAAAGCGCCGCCCGGAGCGGGTTCCCCCTGGCCGAAATCGCGGGCGAAGAGGTGACGGTCGACCACGCCACCGGCCTGATGAACGTGTCCTTTCGGCTCGATCCGGGTCCGGAGGCCCGCTTCGGGACGGCTTCCGTCGCCGGGATCGACTCGGTCGAGGAGCGGTTCGTCCTGGAGAAGATCTCCTGGCGGGAGGGCGACCGGTTCGATCCCCGAGCGCTGGAGGAGCTGAGAAAGGAACTGGTCGAAACCGGACTGTTTTCCCTGGTCCGGGTCGGCTACCCCCGCCGCCTCGACGCCGAGGGGCGGCTGCCGGTGACGATCGAGGTCCAGGAGAGGAAACACCGGACGATCAAAATCGGCGCGGGTTACCGGACCGACATCGGGCCCGAGGCCAAGTTTTCCTGGGAAGACCGCAACATCTTCGGCTCCGGAGAACGCCTGGGCCTGGACGCGGCGGTCTCCCCGATCGAATACGCCGCCGCGAGCTGGCTGCGGATCCCCGATTTCCTCCGCCGCCGCCAGACCCTCAACCTGGGCGCGGAAGTCGGACGCGACGAGCCCGACGCCTATACCAGCGACCGGGTCGAGGTCTCCGCCATCGTGGAACGGGTCATCGGCCCCACCTTCCTGGTCGGGGGAGGAGCGGGAGCGAAGGCCGCGCGGGTAAGGCAGCTGGGAACGACCGACCGGTATCTTTTGATCATGATGCCTCTCTACGCGGAATGGGATACCACCAACGATCTCCTCGACGCCGACCGCGGGTGGCGCCTGCGCTTTCAGATCTCCCCCAACCTCGATCCCGTCGACACCGGGACCAGGTTCCTGCAGGGGCTGGTCAGCTGCAACCGCTACCTGCGGATCTTCTCCGCTCCCGACCTGACGGCGGCGGCGCGGGCCGCGGTGGGCGCCACGCTCGGGCCCGGTGTTTTTTCCATACCCGCCGACGAACGCTTCTACGCCGGCGGGGGGGGGTCGGTGCGCGGCTACGCCTACCAGAGCGCGGGGCCGCTAAGCGCCGACGACACGCCCGAGGGGGGCAAATCCCTGGCCGAAGTCAACCTGGAGCTGAGGTGGAGGATCGTTCCCGCTTTCGGGGCGGTCGCCTTCCTGGACGGGGGCACCGCCTTCACCCGCTCCTACCCGGACTTCGGCGAACAGAGCCTGCTCTGGGGCGCCGGCCTGGGAGTCCGTTATTTCAGCCCCGTGGGGCCCTTCCGGCTGGACGGAGCGGTCCCCCTCAACCGGAGGAAAGGCGTGGACGACGCCTTTCAAATCTACATAAGCCTGGGGCAGGCGTTTTGA
- a CDS encoding PatB family C-S lyase, with amino-acid sequence MKERPDFDAVPERSGTGSEKWRCRSGADVVPLGVADMDFASPAAVGRALRDRVDHGIFGYTVPGPGLVEAVRAELRERSGWDVSPDWLVFLPGLVCALHAVCRLTEPGETVLTAVPVYPPFLTASGAMGRETAAAAMRVEAGRWIFDPEALETAAGRAGLFLLCNPHNPTGRVLDRAELETLAEFCLRRRLLICSDEIHCGLILDRDRPHVSIAALGPEVAERTVTLLSPSKTYNLAGIGCALAVVPDPELRRRFLAAVRGIVPHPGLFGLAAMEAAYRHGGPWREELLDYLRGNRDLVAAAVERIPGLACIPPQATYLAWVDARAWGWERPAERLRGFGVEVWDGSWFGVPGYFRVNFGCPRSLLSEGLRRIAAAVPEPCPPVS; translated from the coding sequence ATGAAGGAGCGTCCGGATTTCGACGCCGTCCCCGAGCGGAGCGGGACCGGGAGCGAAAAATGGCGGTGCCGCTCCGGCGCCGACGTCGTCCCCCTGGGGGTGGCGGACATGGATTTCGCCTCGCCGGCGGCCGTCGGCCGGGCCCTGCGCGACCGGGTCGACCACGGGATCTTCGGGTACACCGTTCCCGGCCCCGGGCTGGTGGAGGCGGTGCGGGCGGAGCTGCGGGAGCGGTCCGGCTGGGACGTCTCCCCCGACTGGCTGGTCTTCCTCCCCGGGCTGGTCTGCGCTCTCCACGCCGTATGCCGCCTGACGGAACCGGGGGAGACCGTGCTCACCGCCGTTCCCGTCTACCCTCCCTTCCTCACCGCTTCCGGGGCCATGGGCCGGGAGACGGCGGCCGCCGCCATGCGGGTGGAAGCGGGCCGCTGGATCTTCGACCCGGAGGCCCTGGAAACCGCCGCCGGCCGTGCCGGCCTCTTCCTCCTCTGCAACCCCCACAACCCCACCGGCCGGGTTCTGGACCGGGCCGAACTCGAAACCCTGGCCGAGTTCTGCCTGCGGCGGCGGCTGCTCATATGTTCCGACGAAATCCACTGCGGCCTGATCCTGGACAGGGACCGGCCCCACGTTTCCATCGCCGCCCTCGGCCCCGAGGTGGCCGAGCGCACCGTCACCCTTCTTTCCCCCAGCAAAACCTACAACCTGGCCGGGATCGGCTGCGCCCTGGCCGTGGTCCCCGACCCCGAGCTGCGGCGGCGCTTCCTGGCCGCGGTCCGGGGCATCGTCCCCCACCCCGGCCTCTTCGGCCTGGCGGCGATGGAGGCCGCCTACCGGCACGGGGGGCCGTGGCGGGAAGAGCTGCTCGATTACCTGCGGGGGAACCGGGACCTGGTCGCCGCCGCGGTGGAGCGGATACCGGGCCTGGCCTGCATCCCCCCCCAGGCGACCTACCTGGCCTGGGTCGACGCCCGGGCCTGGGGGTGGGAACGCCCCGCCGAACGTCTGCGCGGCTTCGGGGTCGAGGTCTGGGACGGTTCCTGGTTCGGCGTCCCCGGGTACTTCCGCGTCAATTTCGGCTGCCCCCGTTCCCTCCTCTCCGAGGGGTTGCGGAGAATCGCGGCCGCGGTCCCGGAGCCATGTCCGCCCGTTTCCTGA